In Fimbriimonadaceae bacterium, the genomic window AGACCAAGCGACTCATATTGGGCCATTTCGACGGCGCCTGCACCGAGTCCGAACCGGCGCAAGGCATGGGCAATCTTTTCGCGTTCCGTCATTGAATTCCTCTTTGCTCCATCATACGATAACGGGTAGTCCGGGGAGTCAAGAGGGATTGGCGACCGGTGGTTGCGAGCCCTCGCAACTTAAGAAGGGCAAGCCGAGGAAATCTCCGTTCCACCGCAATTTTCAGCTCCGACGGAACTAGGATGCGCATGGATCCGTTCCAAGATTTAAGTCGAATTCGGCGATTCACGCCGGAGCGGGGGACCCAGAAATTGGGGTGTATCCAATGGATTGGAGGAGTACTTTCGGCTCTAACCCGGCAGCTAACCTCGCAGACGCATCGAAAGAGAATGTGACCGCATTCTCCCTGTCCTTATTGCACGGCAAGGAGGAAACCATTGCGATTGCTCGACAAAGTAGAACGCTCCTTTATTGCGAAGGTGGTCGAGGACACTCGATCACTCATGGATAGCAGCAAACCGGTGTTTGTAAAGGTTGCTTGGCTTCAACTGCAGGCGGCCCGGCAGGGCCAGCGGATCGAAGGCTTGCGCCGGCTGCAGATTCGAATGGGGTTGGACGAGACGAAGAAGTCTAAAGTCGATGAGCTCATCGACCTGCGCGCCAAGGTGATGGGTTATCTCCGGGCGACGGCAAAGTTCTTGGTACATGCCGAAAGCCATCCGAACACCCTTCGGCAACCACCAAGTTTGTACGCGATGCCTTATTGGCAGCCCGCCGCCGCGCTGTCCACGCAGCCGGAGCATCCCGAATACCCCTTCATGGAATATTCGTCGTAACCGGGCATAATCCTTCGCATGCAGGCCCTGGATCGGGCGATCTTTCGATGGATCAACCAGTGGTCCGATTGGCTCGCTCCGATCTTCCGGTTCTTTAGCGAAGGCAACAAGTGGACCTCGGTCCGCATCGCCCTGGCCGCGCTCCTGATCTACCTTGTCTGGAGGCCGGCGACCAGGGCGGCGGCCATTCTGGCGATGCTGTCGTGGCCGGTGGCTAACGCCTGCACCGATGTCCTTAAAGCGGCCCTGCCCACCTACCGGCCGAGCGATCCAAGGTCCGGAATGTCGGATATCGTTTTTAGAGTCGATCCCCTCGACAGCTTTGGGACCGCTTCTGCCCACAGCGCGAACATGATGGCGGTGGCTGTGGTCTTCCTTCTGCTTGCCCGCCCCTGGGGATGGCCGTGGCTCGCGGTGGCGATCCTTACCGGGCTCTCACGGATCTACGTTGGCGTTCACTTCCCATTTCAGGTGCTTTTTGGATGGCTGGTTGGCGGCTTCTGCGGCTGGGTTCTCGTGCAATGCTTCCATGCCTGGAAGCGGCTGCGGGAGGGCCAGGAGGAAGTGGCTGACGATCCCGAGCATTCTGCCGTATGCTAGCGTTCGCAACATGGTAATCGCCTTCGCTTTGACCGTCCTTGGTTGCTGGCAGGTTTCCGAAGTGCCCAAGCTGCCCGATGCGAAAATGATCCGGATGGGACGGTCCAAGTGGTTTGACTACTACACGTCGAGGGCGGGGTCTTCCACGATGGCCATGTGCGACGCCGAGTCCTTCTATGGGGAGGCCGTGCGTCGTACCAACGACAAGACGCTTGCTCGCCATCCTACCAAGATGAGGCGGTTCGTCGGCTCGACCCGCACGCTGCTGACGAACTACCGCAATTCGCTAATCGAATTGGGCAGCATCTTTTCAGGCGGGGGCACGATGTGGAACCCGGTCTATGCCGGAACGATGGCCGATGTGGAAGAGGTGGTGGCGAAGATCCTGGACCCGAAAGCGAAGGCAATGACGAAAAGGGATGCTCCGACAGTCGTCAAAGCGCTCGCTGCCTGGCGTCCGAAGCTCGAGCATAACCGGGAAGATGTCGACCACTCGCGTGAGATGACGGGCGGTTATGACCGAGGCCTCAAGTGCCTGGCGATAGCCGATACCAATCTGGCAGCGATTTCCGAAGTTACCAAGAACCAGAGCAAGCGCGTGGCCGAGCTCGTGTTCGAGTTCTGCCACGAGCAGACGAAGCTGCCAAACGTTGCGGTAGGGGACTAGAGCAGGGCGGCGATAAGGTCACCCGTTTCCGCGACCGCTTCGGTGACCACATCCACCGCTTGGTCGATCATCGCTTCGGTCACGATCAGCGCCGGTTCGAGCCGAATCACCCGCCGATTATTCAAGGTGTAGGCGGCAACGACGCCCCGCTTCACCATCTGTGCAATAACCAACTCGCCGACGTCGTCCATCGTGAATTCGATTCCCGTGATAAGACCCTTGCCGCGCACACCGCTCACCAGATCGGGGTGGCGCTGTTTAACTCCCTCGAGACCGGCTAGAAGCCGCTCGCCGAGGATACGGGACCGTTCGACGAGACCCTCGTCTTCGATCACCTGGAGGGTGATTATTCCTGCCGTGCAGGCGAGCGGATTTCCACCAAAGGTGCTGGTGTGGAGGAGGGGGTTCTCGCTGAAGATCGCGTCCCAGACGGCTGGCGTTCCCATCGTGGCGCCGATCGGCATGATGCCTCCTCCAAGCGCTTTGGCCATGGTGAGGATATCGGGACGGATGCCGTCGTGGTCGCATCCAAACCACAAGCCCGTACGACCGATTCCGGTCTGCACCTCGTCGACGATCATCAGCGCCCCAACGGCGTCGCAACGCCTCCGGATTGCCGCCAAGTAGCCGCTTGGAGCAATGTGGATTCCACCTTCGCCCTGGATGGTCTCGATTATGACGGCTGCCACGGAATCGTCGATCGCCAGTTCCATGGCCGCCGTGTCACCGTAGGGTACGAACCGCGCGCCCGGCATGAGGGGTTCGAACTTCTTTCGATACTTTTCCCGCCCCGTTACCGAAAGCGCCCCGATTGTCTTTCCGTGGTAGCCGCCCTCGGTGCTGACGATATGGGGTCGACCGGTGGCGCCCTTGGCGAACTTCAATGCCGCTTCAACTGCTTCGGTGCCCGAATTGCTAAAGAACGTGAAGCGCAGGTCTCCAGGCGAGATGTCCGCTAGTCGTTCGGCCAGTTCCCCGGCTGCTGCACAGAAGAAGGTCTTTCCACTTAATGGCATTTGGTCCATTTGCCGCTTGACCGCTTCGACAACTTTTGGATGCCGGTGGCCGAGGCTGAACACGCCGTAGCCGCCGAGGAAGTCCAGGTATTGGCGGCCCTCGTGATCCCAAATGTGGCAGCCTTCGGCGCGGACTTCGACGCCGAATCCGGCAAAGCTCATCAGCCTGGCGAGGTAGGGATTGACGAATTCGGCATATTGCCGGACGACCCTCTGGTGGAGGGCGTCCCCGGAAATCTGCATGGTTCGAGTATAGCCAAGGCAGGCTTCGGCGGCGATTCCGTAGAATCTAGGGAATGGCGATCCGACCCGACATGCGTGGCCGCTTCGGCGAATATGGGGGTCGCTATGTGCCTGAAACCCTCATACCCGCGCTAGACGAACTCAGCGCGGAGTTTGACAAGGCTTGGGGCGAACCGCATTTTCGAGCGCAGCTTGATGGCTTGCTCCAGAACTATGTGGGTCGGCCAACCCCGCTGTCCAGCCTTCCGCGACTATCTGAAAAGACCGGATACCAAATTGCAGCGAAGCGCGAAGACCTGTGCCACACCGGCTCCCATAAGATCAACAACGCGCTTGGACAGGCCCTGCTCGCGGTACGCATGGGGAAGCGTCGGATCATCGCCGAAACCGGCGCCGGACAACACGGGGTTGCGACCGCCACCGTGTGCGCCATGATGGGACTTGACTGCGTTGTCTACATGGGCGAGGAGGATTGTGCCCGACAGCAGTTGAACGTGTTTCGGATGAAGCTTCTCGGCGCCGAGGTCCGGCCGGTCTCGAGCGGTACGAAGACGTTGAAGGATGCCCTTAATGAAGCGCTTCGGGACTGGGTTACGAACGTTCGGGATACGCACTATATCATCGGATCAGTCGCCGGGCCCCACCCATATCCGTTTATGGTCCGTGAATTCCACTCCGTTATCGGGCGTGAATGCCGTCGCCAGGCGGTGGAGCTTTGGGGCCAGCTTCCAGACGCAGGATTAGCGTGCGTCGGCGGCGGTTCGAACGCGATCGGTTTTTTCCATGGCTTTCTCGCGGACGAGGTGCGGCTTTTTGGCGTGGAAGCAGGGGGACATGGGGTCGAGAGCGGCAACCACGCCGCGCCGCTAACCGCGGGATCGCCCGGGGTTCTCCATGGTGCTTATAGCTACTTGATGCAGGATGAGCATGGGCAAGTTATGCCGACCCATTCGGTTTCGGCGGGCCTGGACTATCCCGGTGTGGGGCCTGAACATAGCTTCTTGCGAGACGCCGGCAGGGTCGGGTACCTGGCTGCAACCGATGAAGAGGCTTTGGTCGCCTTCCGCTTGCTAGCCGAGACCGAGGGCCTGATTCCAGCATTCGAGTCCGCCCACGCGTTTGCCCCCTTGCTCAGGGAAGGCTTTCTCCCCGCCGGTTCCCGGGTTGTCGTAAACCTCAGCGGCCGTGGCGACAAGGACATGGAGATGGCGGCGAAAATGCTGAAGCTTTAAGTGCGTCGACGCCGCAATCTTAGAGCTGCGAAACCACATGCCAACGTGGCGATGGTTGCGGGTTCGGGTACCGCGTCACACGACTTCATGATCCAGTCGTTGTAGTCGGCGAGGTGTACGTCGGTCCATACCGATCCGCTTGGCACGTACTCGTGCCCGCCATCATCCTTAAAGAACTGGGCTCCGGAATGGACCCCGACGAGCTTCCACGAGTCGCCAACGAGCTGGAATGTCGGTCCACCGGAGTCGCCCGGAAACAGATAGGACGAGCCATAACGGTTGCGTCCGTCACGAGTGAAGTAAAGCCGGCCCTCGAGGCCGACAAACTGGTACGTCTTTGTCCCGTCCTTCTTTGTACGGTCGTAGGCCGGGTTGATCGAGGTCTTGGCATTGTCCCACGAGCGATAGGTGCCGTATTTTTCGTCGCTGTAGTAGGCGCCGGCGATGTAGTCGACCGATGCTCCCGGACCAAAGCCGGCTTGAACGACGCGGACATCCTTGTCGAGTTTGGAGATGACGTGATTGCCGAGTTTCGGCAGTTCGCTTAGCTTCTTGAATCGCACGCCAAGCATCGCGAGGTCCAGGAATGTATCCTTGCCGTCTTTCTTGCCCGTCTTCGGGCCGTCGATCCGGATGGTCGCGTCGAGGCTCAGTCCACCGCCTCCCGCATTGCCAAAGCCGACCTTCATACCGGAAACATGATCGGCGGTCAGAACACACATCCAGCCGGCAGAATCCTTGTTCCCAGGGTCGTCGAGCTTCAGGCGATAGACGACGCCCGACCCACTGTCGCCGATACGAACGGCGGAGTTGAAGATTTCGAGCGGCAGCTCGATGTCCTTGTCGACGTTTTTCCCGTTTTCGAACTTGTAGCGGCCGATGGCGCCGCTAGCGGACGCTGCAACCGCCAAGGCAAGAACTGAGACCGCTTTCCTGGCATTTGCCTTCCATTGTACAAACCAGTTTCAGGAAATCGATCGTGAACACTGCCGGCGGGGGTATGGTTCTGTTCATGGCGCATCGATGGCTACGCCCTCTGGTTATCCTCGTCCTCTGCTTCACTTCAGCACTCGCTTTCAGCCAGTCCGACCCCAAGACGGAAAAGGCGCAAATCGCGAAGCTTGAGAAGTCGTACGTAGCTGCAAAGTCGGTCGTGACGAAGGGCAAGAGCGAAAAGACGCTCAAGGCCTATACGACGGCTGCGCTTGCTTATGCCGACGCCGTAATGTATGCCGGATCGCTGCCACCCAAGGACAAGTATCCGAAATCTCTGAAGGTTTATCGCGAGGTCCTGACTTACGACCCAAAGAACAAGAAGGCCAAGGAGAACAAGAACATGATCGAGCAGATCTACAAGTCCATGGGCAGGCCGATTCCAAAGTAGTCTTTGAACGCGGATTTCGACGCCCGCATTCGTCGGTTTTCGCTTCAAGTCGCGGTTGCGGCTTGCCTCGTTTCTCTGCTACCCACACTGGTCGGATGGCTCACGACGCCACCCGGCCAGCAGTTTCTGGGACATCCCTATAATCTCGACGACCACATGGTTTACAGCGCCTGGATGCGGCAGGCGATGGACGGCAGGCTCCTGTTTGACAACCGCTTTTCGGTCGAACCGCAGCCGGGCCTGACCGTTCACCTCTATTTCCTGGTACTTGGCTGGCTGGCAAAGGTCATTGGCCTCGTGGGTGCCGCGACGCTTGGAAGAGTGGGCTTCACCTTCTTGTTTGTGATGCTGCTGGCCAAGTTCTGCTCGCGCCTCACCGAGGACGTTTTCATCGCAAAGCTGATGATCACGCTAACCATGGTCGGGGGAGGCATTGGCTTTCTTGTCTGGCAGCCGTTCGGCGTCGATGTCCCGCCGGGCTCGGTTGCCGATCGCTTGTTGCAGGGTGGCCTTCCAATAGACGTGTGGCAGCCAGAGGCATTCGTCTTTCCATCGCTGCTCACAAACGGGCTGTTCATGGTCAGCCTTTGCCTCATCCTTGGAATCTTCATTGCCGTTCTCGATGCACGGGAAGGTTGGCGGCCGGTCGCTTTCGGCGGACTCATGATGCTCATCCTGATGAACATCCACAGCTACGATGTCCTCTTGATTGCGCTCGTGCTGGTCGCCTTCCTGGTCACCCAGGTCGTGGCGAAAAGTGCGACGATCGGCTGGGTGGCGCGCTCGGTGGTGATCGGTTTATGTGCGATCCCGGCAGCTGCCTGGTTCCTGTATGTCCTAAAGAACGATCCGGTTTTTCAAGCCAGGGCGGCGACGGAGACTTATTCCCGAGGCTTTCGGGCGACCTTCGCCGGGTTGCTTCCGCAAGTCGCGCTTGCCTTGATTGGCTTCGCGGGCGCCATGGTCGGAAGGAAGGGCCTGGTCCGAGTGGTTCCCGCAGTTCTCTTGATTACCGGTCTTGTCGCGCTGGCCCGGCCCGCAGAAAACGCGTACTGGATGCAGTTTGCTGCTTGGGGCGCTGTGTACTCGCTGGCGATCTTTGCGTCGGCATCGCTCGCGACTGAGCGTCCAGCGCTGAATCTTGTTACCGCCTGGGCGCTGGTGGGGTTGGTGGCGCCTTACTTCCCAGGTCTATACCAAAGGAAGTTGGCGATGGGATTGTCCATTCCCTGGTGCATACTGGCCGCCGTCGGGATTGCCTGGGCGGTGATGCGCATCGACCGCGGGGCTAGAAACCTTGCCACTGCGCTCGGCATTCTCGTCATTTCCGGTAGCTCGATGCTCTGGCTCCAGCGAATGCTGAAGCTGGTTAGAGACAACGTTTCGAATACCACCGTGCACGCATTGTTCATGCCGCGCGATGTGGTCGCGTCAGTCGACGTCCTTAATCGGGAAAGGAAGAGGGTGGTTGTTATCGCGCCTCCGGGGGTCCCTGCTCCGACGGAGGTCACGGGAGAATTCGCCAGCCCGCTTCTACCCGACTGGAACCCGGTCTTGGCCGGGCTTACCGGCGCTTACGCTTACGCCGGTCACTGGAGCGAGACCGTTGACTACGCCGACAAGCGAACCGAAGTGGTGACAGCTCTGTATGACCCGGCGCAGTCGAGCACCGTTCGGCAGGCGTTCTTGGATCGGGTCAAGCCCGACTACATCCTCGGCCTCAAGCCGGAAGCGAGTCAAGGGACGCTTTTCGACGTTCGTGGGTTGGGCGAGGTGGTCGTCGACGGATCGACCTACGTTCTGGTCAAGCTACGGCGCTAGTTGCCTTCGTCCGTCGGCGGAACCGGAACTTCTTCTGGCGTGGGCTCTCCACCCTCGATGGGCTCCTCGGCCACCTGAGTTGGCGGGGAAGCTTTCATATTCTTGGCGATGATACGAACGGCGCCGGCATAGTAGCTTTGTCCGAGCGGTTCGCGGGCGACCAGCTTGCCGTCGCGATACACCAGCCGGGTCGATACGCAGCTGTGGCCAGAGCTGCCCTTTTCGGTCACCAGCGTCTTGCCGTAAGGGAGGGAGCCGTTGTGCTCGAACTTGACGCCCCGCGACCAAGAGCGGTGGCCGCTCGTTACGATCTTGACGCTCAGGCTCGGATCTTTCTTGCCAAGGATGGTGAAAGTCAGTTTGCCGGGGCTGTACTGGCAAGAGACTGCGATCGGCGTATCCAAGTTGTTCTCAAAGACAAGATCGTGGCTGCCGTAGTCGACGGTGGCGTCCCGTCCAAGAGGGACATAGGGAACCGGCATCGAGTGGTTGGACCGTTGAACAATTTTCAGATTGCTCAGAAGTGCCGCGTTGTAAAGTGTGGTGCTTACCTGGCAAATGCCACCACCAACGTCAAAGTCGTGCCGACCATTCTTGTAGACGCCCGCGATCTTAAACCCGCTCTTTTGCGTGCGACGACCGACGGTGTCGTTGAAGCTGAACCGATCTCCCGGCATCAGTACGACGCCATCGAGGATCGACGATGCAAGCTTGATATTCGCGCAGCGGGTGACTTTTCCGGTCGAAAACCGAGTGGAGTAGCTGGTGCGCACTTCATTGATCGAGTCGAGGGCAGCGTCCGGAACCCGCTTTGGCGCTTCCGTTATCGGCAGCTGTCCCTTTCCTCCCGTCTCGAGGGCCTGAAGCACCGTCTCCTGCAACCGTTCGACGTCGAGCTCGAAGCCGGCTGACTCTCGTTGCCGAATGAACTGCCTGCCGTCGTACTTCACCAGTGCCTTGCGAGGCGATTCAACTTGATCGTTGACAAACGCCACCAGTGATTTGGACTTCTTGGCGTCCCACTTGAACTGGATCGGATACGACTTCGGCGGAGCGGCATCGATGCCGACGCTGCGGCTAACCATCTCCCAAAAGTCTTCGAGGGCAACTTGTGCGGCGGTAGCCTCGTCATCGACGGCCAAGCCCAGACCGACCGGCGTGGTTGTAGCGGGCTGGTTTTTCAGCACGGAACTTGTCAGGGTTAGTGGGGCAGACTTCTCCATTTCCCACCAAACGCGAAGCTTTTTCTTGGCTTCTTCGCGAGTCAATCCGCCAACATCGACCTTCCCAAACGCGATATTTGGCCGGATAACCGGTTCATAGCGGGCAGCAATAAGCGTCAAGGCGGCGACTGCTAAGCCAATGGGTGCAAACCCGTACACAAGGGCGTTCTTGAAGCGCTTCTTCGATGCCGGCCGTGGCGTTTCCGTCGATGTCATCCCTATGAGTTATTATGACTTGCGAGGTTGAACTCTCGATCCTAAAACCAGGCAATTTCCTGTGCCATTCATACAAAGTTGACTGCCTGATGTGCGATTGGGAATCGGAACCCCTATAATGGGGACGGAAGGACATGGCGCGTCGATTTCTAAAGACAGGGTTTACGTTGATCGAGCTGCTTGTTGTCATCGCGATCATCGCGATTCTTGCGGCAATTCTCTTTCCGGTGTTTGCTCAAGCCAAGGAATCAGCCAAGATTACGGGCTCGCTCAGCGGGATCAAGCAGGCTACGATGGGCGTCCTGATGTATGCCGCTGATGCGAATGACCGCATTCCGTTGCACGACAACAACGGGTCCTGCCTTTATCGCCGAAACCCTTGTGCGACGCCGGATTGGTACAACTCGACGAACGACCCCCGCGATCCAGATGCGCGGCCAATGTTTATGAATGTGGTCTTTCCTTACATCAAGAACTGGGACGTCATGTATAGCTCCAACGTGGGAAAGACGAACTGGCAGCAAGCGATCGACACCGTAACCTCGTATGGCATCAACTGGGGTGGTCCCTACGACCGGAAGCGAGAGGACGTCTATTACGGTGCGGTCGGATACTGGTCGCCCAACATCTTCTTGATCGAATGGGGAGCTCATGGGCAGATCGGCACGGCCGCACGACCCTCCGAAATCGTTCTGCTCGCTGAGTCGATCTGGGACATCGATACCGGCCCCCAGGTCCAGTTGGGCGGGATGCTGGTCTGGCCGCACCTCAGCTATAGCCGGTGCGATCCAGGCGATGGCAACGGGTGGACCTGGTACATCAACCGCGCCCCTGGTCCGAGATTTGGCAGCACCAATGATGTCGTGCGGAAGGGTTATGCCAGCGTGACCTACCTCGATGGCCATGCCAAAGCTCGGAAGTACCGTGACCTCGAGCGCTGCGACTTTCACGAAGCCGTCAATGCGTGGGTTTACACATTTTGGGATTACCGGTATTGATTGCGCCTTATAATGGTCTGGGAAGGAAGTCCATGACGTTCAAACGATCCGCATTCACCCTCATCGAGC contains:
- the trpB gene encoding Tryptophan synthase beta chain encodes the protein MRGRFGEYGGRYVPETLIPALDELSAEFDKAWGEPHFRAQLDGLLQNYVGRPTPLSSLPRLSEKTGYQIAAKREDLCHTGSHKINNALGQALLAVRMGKRRIIAETGAGQHGVATATVCAMMGLDCVVYMGEEDCARQQLNVFRMKLLGAEVRPVSSGTKTLKDALNEALRDWVTNVRDTHYIIGSVAGPHPYPFMVREFHSVIGRECRRQAVELWGQLPDAGLACVGGGSNAIGFFHGFLADEVRLFGVEAGGHGVESGNHAAPLTAGSPGVLHGAYSYLMQDEHGQVMPTHSVSAGLDYPGVGPEHSFLRDAGRVGYLAATDEEALVAFRLLAETEGLIPAFESAHAFAPLLREGFLPAGSRVVVNLSGRGDKDMEMAAKMLKL
- the patA gene encoding Putrescine aminotransferase → MQISGDALHQRVVRQYAEFVNPYLARLMSFAGFGVEVRAEGCHIWDHEGRQYLDFLGGYGVFSLGHRHPKVVEAVKRQMDQMPLSGKTFFCAAAGELAERLADISPGDLRFTFFSNSGTEAVEAALKFAKGATGRPHIVSTEGGYHGKTIGALSVTGREKYRKKFEPLMPGARFVPYGDTAAMELAIDDSVAAVIIETIQGEGGIHIAPSGYLAAIRRRCDAVGALMIVDEVQTGIGRTGLWFGCDHDGIRPDILTMAKALGGGIMPIGATMGTPAVWDAIFSENPLLHTSTFGGNPLACTAGIITLQVIEDEGLVERSRILGERLLAGLEGVKQRHPDLVSGVRGKGLITGIEFTMDDVGELVIAQMVKRGVVAAYTLNNRRVIRLEPALIVTEAMIDQAVDVVTEAVAETGDLIAALL